In Sorghum bicolor cultivar BTx623 chromosome 8, Sorghum_bicolor_NCBIv3, whole genome shotgun sequence, one genomic interval encodes:
- the LOC110437496 gene encoding formin-like protein 10: protein MPPVTRSRRASTRSYISQFTPQSSQPVVDISDNETVPMDEEDPAMVTEVDDDDENWMDSPVAAAPVPPPPTAPAPPTAPAPPAVPVAPAAPAPPAPPVAPAAPAVPEVVPPAGPEEENPGWTTTIHYKYPSMTAYFHNLLREMLDTYYADKEIGIRYCCAEYTHPYEATYWRSDLTITVGNEAHDSYMVESIHGHVGRRAEAQDSMEDAAQMAYTHYHGLHYEAMRVDQYKFLPRHDSTIGTWSIENPQEVDTPLDATVRHMHVLQMANDDLQEELRDQQDSIDRFQEMVDSLREQLELPPLYKKKTAPPSISGDAP from the coding sequence atgccgCCTGTCACGAGGTCTCGCCGTGCCAGCACCAGGAGCTACATCTCTCAGTTCACGCCCCAGTCGTCCCAGCCAGTGGTGGACATCTCCGACAACGAGACTGTCCCCATGGATGAAGAGGACCCAGCGATGGTGACAgaggtggatgatgatgatgagaactGGATGGACTCCCCTGTAGCAGCTGCACCTGTTCCACCTCCACCCACTGCACCTGCTCCACCCACTGCACCTGCGCCACCAGCTGTTCCAGTGGCACCTGCTGCACCTGCACCACCAGCTCCACCAGTTGCACCTGCTGCCCCTGCTGTACCAGAGGTGGTGCCTCCAGCTGGTCCTGAGGAAGAAAACCCAGGATGGACTACCACCATCCACTACAAGTATCCTTCAATGACAGCCTACTTCCACAACTTGCTTAGGGAGATGCTGGATACTTACTATGCTGATAAGGAGATTGGCATTAGGTACTGCTGTGCAGAGTACACACACCCCTATGAGGCCACATACTGGAGGTCAGATCTTACCATCACAGTGGGGAATGAGGCACATGACAGCTATATGGTAGAGAGCATCCATGGTCACGTTGGTAGGCGAGCTGAGGCACAGGACAGCATGGAGGACGCCGCCCAGATGGCTTACACTCACTACCATGGCCTTCACTATGAGGCCATGAGAGTAGACCAGTACAAGTTCCTCCCTCGCCATGATTCTACTATTGGTACTTGGTCTATTGAGAACCCGCAGGAGGTTGACACGCCATTGGATGCAACTGTTAGGCATATGCATGTCCTGCAGATGGCCAATGATGACCTACAGGAGGAGCTACGTGATCAGCAGGATTCCATAGATCGCTTCCAGGAGATGGTGGACAGCCTTAGAGAGCAGCTTGAGTTGCCACCgctctacaagaagaagaccgCACCTCCTAGCATCTCCGGCGACGCACCATAG
- the LOC110437497 gene encoding uncharacterized protein LOC110437497 encodes MEQLMLMQTQLMQTMMDRLEHQPAVVPPPIQVRDKRGEFMKGRPPIFTHASDPLEADDWLRAVEKQLNIAQCNDMEKVLYASGQLQGAAQEWCESYQYGRLDNAPPVTWRKFTESFRSYHIPEGLIELKQEEFRALKQGSMTVAEYRDKFAQLSCYAPGEVAKDSDKQRRFLKGLYDGLQLQLMSNVYPSFQELVNRAIVIDNKRKEMDAKKRKIQGQASSSNTRPRVFPQQGFPPRNQRPPSQWNQGQYPPRNQNQNQQRPQYQQQFGNQRPQ; translated from the coding sequence ATGGAGCAGCTCATGTTGATGCAAACTCAATTGATGCAAACTATGATGGATCGCCTGGAGCACCAGCCCGCCGTCGTACCACCACCGATCCAGGTTCGAGATAAGAGgggagagttcatgaagggacgtccCCCTATTTTTACACATGCTAGTGACCCTTTAGAAGCTGATGATTGGTTAAGAGCtgtggagaagcagctgaacattGCTCAATGCAATGACATGGAAAAGGTGTTGTATGCCTCTGGACAACTGCAAGGGGCTGCACAGGAGTGGTGTGAGTCCTACCAATATGGACGCCTAGACAACGCACCGCCTGTCACTTGGAGGAAATTCACCGAGAGTTTCCGGTCTTACCACATTCCAGAGGGGCTCATCGAGCTCAAACAAGAGGAGTTCCGTGCTCTCAAGCAAGGCTCCATGACTGTCGCTGAGTACCGTGACAAGTTCGCTCAATTGTCATGTTACGCTCCGGGTGAAGTAGCCAAGGATTCTGACAAGCAACGTCGTTTCCTGAAAGGACTGTATGATGGCCTGCAACTGCAGTTGATGTCCAATGTTTACCCCAGCTTCCAGGAACTTGTGAACCGCGCTATTGTGATTGACAATAAGCGCAAAGAGATGGATGCTAAGAAGAGGAAGATTCAGGGGCAAGCATCTAGCAGCAACACTCGTCCGCGCGTGTTTCCTCAGCAGGGCTTTCCTCCCAGGAACCAGAGGCCCCCTAGTCAGTGGAATCAGGGCCAGTACCCTCCGCGCAACCAAAACCAGAACCAGCAGCGTCCCCAGTACCAGCAGCAGTTTGGTAATCAACGCCCTCAGTAG
- the LOC8084753 gene encoding subtilisin inhibitor, with translation MATSGPNADGGAAAAAAPKNSWPELVGKSSEEAKKKIKEDKPGADVQVVPADAFVTLDYRTGRVRVFVDSDDKVARAPQIG, from the coding sequence ATGGCAACGAGTGGACCAAACGCTgacggtggcgccgccgccgctgccgctcccAAGAACTCGTGGCCGGAGTTGGTGGGCAAGTCGTCGGAGGAggcgaagaagaagatcaaggagGACAAGCCGGGCGCCGACGTGCAGGTCGTCCCCGCCGACGCCTTCGTCACCTTGGACTACCGCACCGGCCGCGTCAGGGTCTTCGTCGACTCCGACGACAAGGTTGCCAGAGCTCCCCAGAtcggctag